In Streptomyces sp. 71268, the DNA window CGCTGAGCCGCCCGCCGCGCGGCCCCTGCCGGCCCCCCGAGGGTGCCGCGCCGGCCGGGCCTCCGGCTGGCCCGTCCGGCGTAGTGCCCCTTCCCGCCAGCCGCTCGGTGCGGGACCCTCCTCCCTGTGGTGGGACGGCCGGGGTGTACACCAGACGTTCATGCTGGGTGTACGCGCGGGCACACACCCGCACAGGCGAACCGGGACACCCCGGGCGCAGGCGTACCGCGCGCGAGCGAGGAGGCGACAAGTGGTCGACGCACATCGAACGTTCGTCATCGTCGGAGGAGGGCTTGCGGGGGCGAAGGCCGCCGAGACGCTCCGGGCCGAGGGCTTCACCGGCCGGGTGATCCTCATCTGTGACGAACGCGACCACCCCTACGAACGCCCGCCACTGTCCAAGGGGTTCCTCAGCGGCAGCCAGGAGCGCGACAGCGTCTTCGTCCACGAGCCGGGCTGGTACGCGCAGGCCCACATCGAACTCCACCTCGGCCAGCCCGCCGTGCACCTCGACCGGGAGGCCAGGTCCGTACGCCTGGGCGACGGCACCCGCATCCACTACGACCGGCTGCTGCTGGCCACCGGCGCCGAGCCGCGCCGCCTGGAGATCCCCGGCACCGACCTGGCCGGCGTGCACCACCTGCGCCGCCTCGCCCACGCCGAGCGGCTGCGCGGCGTGCTGGCCTCGCTCGGGCGCGACAACGGGCACCTGGTCATCGCCGGCGCCGGCTGGATCGGCCTCGAAGTCGCCGCCGCCGCCCGTGGCTACGGCGCCGAGGTGACCATCGTGGAGCCCGAGCAGGGGCCGCTGCACACCGTCGTCGGGCCCGAACTCGGCGCGCTCTTCACCGACCTGCACGGCAGCCACGGCGTCCGCTTCCACTTCGGCGCCCGGCTCACCGAGATCACCGGCCAGGACGGCATGGTGCTGGCCGCGCGGACCGACGACGGCGAGGAGCACCCCGCGCACGCCGTGCTCGCCGCGATCGGCGCCGCGCCCCGCACCGCGCTCGCGGAGGCCGCGGGGCTGGAGATCGCCCCCCGCACCGGCCCGGCCCGTGGCGGCATCGCCGTCGACGCCGGCCTGCGCACCAGCGACCCGGACATCTTCGCCGCCGGCGACGCCGCCGCCTTCCCGCTGCCCCAGCTCGCCGCCGGTCTGCCCGCGGGCGAGCGGCTGCGCGTCGAGCACTGGGCCAACGCGCTCAACGGCGGCCCGGTCGCCGCCCGCGCCATGCTCGGCCAAGACGTGACGTACGACCGGGTGCCGTACTTCTTCTCCGACCAGTACGACGTGGGCCTGGAGTACTCGGGCTACGCGCCGCCCGGCAGCTACGCGCAGGTGGTGTGCCGGGGCGACGTCGGCAAGCGCGAGTTCATCGGCTTCTGGCTGGACGCGCGGGGGCGGCTGCTGGCCGGGATGAACGTCAACGTGTGGGACGTCACCGAGCCGATCCAGGCCCTCATCCGCGCCGGCGTGCCGCTCGACCCGGAGGCCCTGGCCGACCCCTCCCTCCCGCTGACCTCGCTGCTGCCGTAGGGCGCGGCCAGCCGCCCGGGCCCGCTCCCGTAGCGTGGCCGTATGTCGATCGTCACGTCCGTGGTCCCGGTGGCGGAGATCCTCGACCTGCGCTGGTCGGTGCTCCGCCCCGGGCAGCCCCGCGCGAGCGCCGCCTTCCCCGAGGACGAC includes these proteins:
- a CDS encoding FAD-dependent oxidoreductase: MVDAHRTFVIVGGGLAGAKAAETLRAEGFTGRVILICDERDHPYERPPLSKGFLSGSQERDSVFVHEPGWYAQAHIELHLGQPAVHLDREARSVRLGDGTRIHYDRLLLATGAEPRRLEIPGTDLAGVHHLRRLAHAERLRGVLASLGRDNGHLVIAGAGWIGLEVAAAARGYGAEVTIVEPEQGPLHTVVGPELGALFTDLHGSHGVRFHFGARLTEITGQDGMVLAARTDDGEEHPAHAVLAAIGAAPRTALAEAAGLEIAPRTGPARGGIAVDAGLRTSDPDIFAAGDAAAFPLPQLAAGLPAGERLRVEHWANALNGGPVAARAMLGQDVTYDRVPYFFSDQYDVGLEYSGYAPPGSYAQVVCRGDVGKREFIGFWLDARGRLLAGMNVNVWDVTEPIQALIRAGVPLDPEALADPSLPLTSLLP